From the genome of Ziziphus jujuba cultivar Dongzao chromosome 6, ASM3175591v1, one region includes:
- the LOC107430138 gene encoding putative RING-H2 finger protein ATL21A: MATFEISLLSLFFIVSYLVFFFPRISADSIITCPKTSCLHGEQPVRFPFRLKNQPSECGYRGFSLSCDKHGRPILSLPYAGDFIVQTIEYEKQSVWINDPDNCLPGRFLKHEFNISNSPFSAYNYHQVNFTYLNCSSNQTSSLPFAYYSIDCLSSKDYKVYAIPTIYADPYISPSTVESQSPSPSPSSSCSVITTALIPMPRLPEGYLDIDIELTWEDPKCGDCEARDGICGFRANESNKVVACSVPAKSSSGDLSRAAKYGIILGAAIPGILCVVAFGSFVSGKVREYRQRRNPNFPATTTIDYPAPIVVVAGLDGPTIESYPKTLLGESRRLPRPNDNTCPICLSEYQPKDTLRTIPECNHYFHSNCVDEWLKMNATCPLCRNSPEASSAITPSSSVSSGTRSSSNSSSSLASQ, translated from the exons atggcTACCTTTGAAATCTCTCTACTCTCTTTGTTCTTCATCGTCTCCTacttggttttcttctttcctcGTATATCTGCTGACAGTATCATAACATGCCCGAAAACAAGCTGTTTACACGGCGAACAACCGGTTCGCTTCCCTTTCCGACTGAAAAACCAGCCCTCCGAGTGCGGATATAGAGgtttttctctctcatgcgacAAACACGGCCGACCCATTCTCAGTCTTCCATATGCCGGAGACTTCATCGTACAAACGATCGAGTACGAGAAACAATCAGTTTGGATCAACGATCCAGATAACTGTCTACCGGGAAGGTTCCTAAAACACGAATTCAACATTTCGAACTCGCCTTTTTCGGCATACAATTACCATCAAGTAAACTTCACCTACCTCAACTGCTCGTCCAACCAAACGTCGTCGTTGCCTTTCGCGTATTACAGTATTGATTGCTTGAGCAGTAAAGATTACAAGGTCTATGCTATACCGACGATCTACGCTGATCCGTATATATCGCCATCGACGGTGGAATCTCAGTCGCCTTCGCCGTCGCCGTCGTCTTCGTGTTCGGTGATCACAACGGCTTTGATTCCTATGCCGCGGCTGCCGGAAGGGTATCTGGACATTGATATAGAGTTGACGTGGGAGGATCCGAAATGCGGCGACTGCGAAGCACGTGATGGGATCTGCGGGTTCCGTGCGAATGAATCCAACAAAGTTGTTGCTTGCTCTGTTCCTGCTAAGAGCTCAAGTGGAG ATCTTTCAAGAGCAGCAAAATATGGCATAATCCTAGGAGCTGCAATACCTGGAATTTTGTGCGTAGTTGCATTTGGAAGCTTTGTTTCTGGTAAGGTCAGGGAATACAGGCAGCGCCGCAATCCCAACTTTCCGGCCACAACCACCATAGATTACCCGGCTCCGATTGTTGTTGTAGCGGGCCTTGATGGGCCAACCATCGAATCATATCCGAAGACTCTGCTAGGCGAGAGTCGTCGATTACCCAGGCCCAATGACAACACTTGCCCAATTTGTTTGTCTGAGTATCAGCCCAAAGATACTTTAAGGACTATTCCGGAATGCAACCATTATTTCCATTCAAATTGTGTGGACGAATGGCTCAAAATGAATGCGACTTGCCCGTTGTGCCGAAATTCACCAGAAGCTTCCTCTGCTATTACCCCTTCTTCCTCAGTTTCTTCCGGCACTCGTTCTTCGTCGAATTCGTCTTCTTCGCTAGCATCACAGTAG